From the Lathyrus oleraceus cultivar Zhongwan6 chromosome 4, CAAS_Psat_ZW6_1.0, whole genome shotgun sequence genome, one window contains:
- the LOC127135391 gene encoding uncharacterized protein LOC127135391, with protein QRENPPVFKGKHDPDAALGWLKEIERIFRVMDCTPAQKVRYGTHMLAVEADDWEFMRKYYPEDVRGKKEIEFLELKQGNMSVTDYAAKFVELSKFYPHYTGAGAEFSKCIKFENGLRSEIKKAVGYQKIRIFTELVDSCRIFEEDNNAHYKIVSDRRGKQHQNRGKPYDAPVGKGKQGAAPAQRTSRGGAPAGIVCFKCGQAGHKSNVCTAEVKRCFRCGKTGHAIADCKHKEMICFNCGEEGHIGSQCQKPKKSQTGKVFALTGTQTSSEDRLIRGTCFINGTPLITIIDTGATHCFISANCARRLGLKLSALDGELIVETPAKGSITTSLVCLKCPLSIFDKDFYVDLICLPLDGMDVILGMNWLEYNYVYINCHHKSVRFSTPEEEGVDLLPFRELRKLMKEGAQMFSLMATLSVESKAKIEELLVVKEFPEVFPDEIPSVPLEREVKFTIDLVPGTRPVSMAPYRMSASELYELKKKLEDL; from the exons caaagagagaatccgccggtgtttaaagggaagcatgatccagatgcagccttgggatggttgaaagagatcgagagaatcttccgtgttatggattgcactccagctcagaaggttcggtatggtactcacatgctagcagtcgaagctgatgactg ggaattcatgagaaagtattatccggaagatgtccgtggtaagaaagaaattgagttccttgagctgaagcaaggaaacatgtctgtcactgattatgctgcaaaatttgtggagttgtccaaattttatcctcattacactggtgctggtgctgaattttcaaagtgcatcaagtttgaaaacggactgcgctctgaaattaagaaggctgttgggtatcagaagatacgcatttttactgaattggttgatagctgcaggatatttgaagaagacaataatgctcattacaagattgtcagtgaccgcaggggcaagcaacatcaaaaccgtggcaagccgtatgatgctccagtgggaaaagggaaacaaggagctgctccggctcagaggactagtaggggaggtgctcctgctggtatagtttgcttcaaatgtggtcaggctggtcataagagtaatgtatgcactgctgaagtaaagaggtgttttcgctgtggtaagactggccatgcaatagctgattgcaagcacaaggaaatgatttgttttaattgtggcgaagaagggcatattggaagtcagtgtcagaagccaaagaaatctcaaactggaaaggtgttcgcattgaccggaactcaaacctccagtgaggacagacttatccgaggtacatgtttcataaatggtactcctttaattactattattgataccggtgctacacactgttttatttctgctaactgtgctcgaagactgggtttaaaattgtccgctttggatggggaattgattgttgagaccccagctaagggatcaataactacttctttggtatgtttaaaatgtcctttgtcgatcttcgataaagatttctatgttgatttaaTATGTTTGCCGTTGGATGGcatggatgtaattcttggtatgaactggttagagtataattatgtttatataaattgtcatcataagtcggtgaggttttccactcctgaagaggaaggagttgacttattacctttcagagaattgcgaaaattgatgaaagagggagctcagatgttttctttgatggcgacgttgtcggttgagagtaaagctaagattgaggaactgttagtggtgaaagaattccctgaagtttttcctgatgaaattcctagtgtgccgctagagagggaagttaaatttactattgatctggtacctggtactaggcctgtttcgatggcaccgtatagaatgtcggcatctgaattgtatgaattaaagaagaaattggaagactta